From a single Paenibacillus sp. FSL W8-0426 genomic region:
- a CDS encoding fructose-1,6-bisphosphatase, producing MDAQFLDLLAQKYDTEEKVITEIINLEAISNLPKGTEHFVSDLHGEFQAFQHVLRNGSGTVKEKIKDLFREVWTDQEINDFAALVYYPEEKIQLVKGALCSKQALNQWYRQTIEQMLKLISYASSKYTRSKLRKALPEQYVYIVEELLYKTDSTNNKDPYYEEIYRQIISLGQADKLIIGLAYTTQHLVVDHLHVVGDIYDRGPDPDKIMDTLINYHSVDIQWGNHDVLWIGAYAGSLVCLANIIRICARYDNLDIIEDVYGINLRPLLNLAEKYYDDNAAFRPKLQAGHNVTEQEILQITKIHQAIAMIQFKLEVPIIKRRPYFNMAERLLLEQIDYDKNEIKIGEKTYPLENTCFATVDPQQPEQLLKEEHEVMEKLLFSVQHSEKLARHMNFLMKKGSLYLKYNGNLLIHGCIPLDEEGNMEEMQIEDKTYSGRQLLDVFEYYLRYSFAHPEETDDLATDMVWYIWTGECSSLFGKREMTTFERYFIQDKETHKERKNPYYYLRENEEICRKILLEFDLNPDHGHIINGHTPVREIRGENPIKANGKMIVIDGGFSKAYQSTTGIAGYTLLYNSFGMQLVAHQKFNSKEDVLCNGTDVLSVKRLVDKELERKLVRETNVGEKLQQKISNLKKLLEYRYMK from the coding sequence TTGGATGCGCAGTTTCTAGATTTATTGGCCCAGAAATATGATACGGAAGAAAAAGTCATCACCGAGATCATCAACCTTGAAGCGATCTCCAATCTCCCCAAAGGAACCGAGCATTTTGTCAGTGATTTGCATGGGGAGTTCCAGGCTTTTCAGCATGTACTAAGAAACGGTTCGGGTACCGTCAAAGAGAAAATCAAAGATTTATTCCGAGAGGTTTGGACGGATCAAGAAATCAATGATTTTGCGGCATTAGTGTATTATCCGGAAGAAAAAATACAGCTGGTTAAAGGAGCCCTATGCAGTAAACAAGCCTTGAACCAATGGTATAGACAAACGATTGAACAAATGCTTAAGCTTATTTCGTATGCCTCTTCCAAGTATACGCGCTCGAAATTGCGTAAAGCTCTGCCGGAGCAGTATGTATATATTGTAGAAGAGCTTTTATACAAAACAGATTCGACCAACAATAAGGATCCTTATTATGAGGAAATATACCGGCAAATCATCTCCTTGGGCCAGGCGGACAAGCTCATTATCGGCCTTGCTTATACGACCCAGCACTTAGTGGTTGACCATCTTCATGTGGTCGGAGATATCTATGACCGGGGACCGGACCCCGATAAAATTATGGACACGCTGATCAACTACCATTCTGTAGACATTCAGTGGGGGAACCATGATGTCCTGTGGATCGGCGCCTACGCGGGTTCCCTGGTCTGCCTTGCGAATATTATCCGAATCTGCGCCAGATACGACAATCTGGATATCATCGAAGACGTTTACGGTATCAATCTTCGCCCACTGCTGAACTTGGCGGAGAAATACTATGATGACAATGCGGCCTTCAGACCGAAGCTGCAGGCAGGCCATAATGTAACGGAGCAAGAAATTCTGCAGATCACCAAAATTCATCAAGCTATTGCCATGATCCAGTTCAAGCTTGAAGTTCCGATTATCAAGAGACGCCCATACTTTAATATGGCAGAAAGACTTTTGCTTGAGCAGATTGATTACGACAAAAATGAAATCAAAATCGGCGAAAAAACGTACCCGCTGGAAAACACCTGTTTCGCAACCGTAGACCCGCAGCAGCCTGAACAATTGCTGAAGGAAGAACACGAGGTGATGGAAAAGCTGCTGTTCTCCGTTCAGCATTCCGAAAAGCTGGCCAGACATATGAATTTTCTGATGAAAAAGGGCAGCCTTTATTTAAAATACAACGGGAATCTGTTAATCCACGGCTGTATTCCTTTGGATGAAGAAGGAAACATGGAAGAAATGCAGATTGAAGACAAAACGTATTCGGGCCGCCAGCTGCTCGATGTTTTTGAATATTACTTGCGCTACTCCTTTGCGCATCCGGAAGAGACGGATGATCTGGCTACGGATATGGTATGGTACATCTGGACAGGGGAGTGTTCCTCGCTCTTCGGAAAAAGAGAAATGACCACCTTTGAACGGTACTTTATCCAGGATAAAGAAACCCATAAGGAGAGAAAGAACCCTTACTACTATTTGCGTGAAAATGAAGAGATCTGCCGGAAAATTCTGCTGGAGTTTGATTTGAATCCGGATCACGGACATATCATTAACGGCCACACGCCAGTTAGAGAAATTCGTGGAGAGAACCCCATTAAAGCAAACGGGAAAATGATCGTCATTGACGGCGGTTTTTCCAAAGCCTATCAATCCACAACAGGCATCGCCGGATATACCTTGTTGTATAATTCCTTTGGCATGCAGCTCGTCGCCCATCAGAAGTTTAATTCAAAAGAAGACGTGTTATGCAACGGCACGGACGTATTGTCTGTAAAAAGACTGGTGGACAAAGAACTGGAACGGAAGCTTGTGAGGGAAACCAATGTTGGGGAGAAGCTGCAGCAAAAAATTTCGAATTTGAAAAAACTGCTGGAATATC
- a CDS encoding alpha/beta hydrolase has translation MVVLAIIVMFMAALYWYGQFQFRRAEKQFPPTGTFVTVKGMKLHYISKGEGRTVVFLHGGVLTGNDFKQVIDLAASSGFRGIAFDRPGYGYSDRPGNMQMTPKMQAKLIHEALKTLGVEKPILVAHSWSGVLMLTYALDYPDDISGLVTLGAGMYSEGYPAERGDPISTIITIPVLGRVLMNMLLAVIGPSLADIILKNTFKPEQVPEAYRKATYAFWLRPSQFRANREDVLAFVPAAKAVSERYKEIKVPLVIMVGADDPFETKEHSFRLHKEIPTSTLIVQENVAHMIPQNHPEVVMKAIESLHLK, from the coding sequence GTGGTTGTGTTAGCGATCATCGTGATGTTCATGGCGGCTCTTTATTGGTATGGCCAATTCCAATTTCGGCGGGCAGAGAAGCAATTTCCTCCAACCGGAACGTTTGTAACGGTAAAAGGAATGAAACTTCATTATATAAGTAAAGGCGAAGGAAGGACGGTCGTTTTTCTTCATGGCGGCGTTTTGACCGGGAATGATTTCAAACAGGTGATAGATCTAGCGGCATCCAGCGGTTTTCGCGGAATTGCGTTTGATCGGCCAGGCTACGGGTATAGTGATCGCCCCGGAAACATGCAGATGACACCCAAAATGCAAGCAAAGCTGATTCACGAAGCCTTAAAGACGCTGGGCGTCGAAAAGCCGATACTGGTTGCCCATTCATGGAGCGGGGTGTTGATGCTAACGTATGCACTGGATTATCCAGATGACATATCCGGGCTTGTCACGCTAGGCGCTGGCATGTACTCGGAAGGATACCCTGCCGAGAGAGGCGACCCCATCTCCACCATCATTACCATTCCTGTGTTGGGAAGAGTCCTGATGAACATGTTGTTGGCTGTAATTGGACCTTCATTGGCCGATATCATTCTAAAAAACACCTTTAAGCCGGAACAGGTCCCCGAAGCGTATCGAAAAGCAACATATGCTTTCTGGCTTCGACCATCCCAATTCAGGGCCAACCGAGAAGATGTTCTTGCTTTTGTTCCCGCTGCCAAGGCTGTTTCGGAGAGATACAAAGAAATCAAGGTGCCACTAGTCATTATGGTAGGCGCGGACGATCCTTTCGAAACAAAGGAGCATAGTTTCCGACTGCACAAAGAAATTCCGACCTCCACACTGATCGTACAGGAAAACGTTGCACACATGATTCCCCAAAATCACCCAGAGGTAGTTATGAAAGCGATAGAGTCCCTCCATTTGAAATGA
- a CDS encoding TetR/AcrR family transcriptional regulator, which produces MNVRDKVFQAAEQLVKTKAFDLITFADIARVAGVHWTAVRRHFGSKEQMREWLKERQAELHADLTDTSSRVLEAAAHVFSSNGYVNSSLDKVAEYAGLSKGAVYWHFSSKQDLFLSILKQTYEQQLRLLPHQVDHILSSNEPMTALSEWLESQFNCLEAGEERSSLFLEFLVSGEAEIRENLQKLHGHMMDEIGILLQEMQRRGYMAEDVDPRSIALMLDALLKGVLIEWMLDPRPDSLRALIHTISKTLWHGIRGPANH; this is translated from the coding sequence TTGAATGTTCGTGACAAAGTTTTTCAAGCAGCAGAACAATTAGTCAAGACGAAAGCATTCGACCTGATTACATTTGCTGACATAGCCAGAGTGGCCGGCGTACATTGGACTGCTGTCCGCAGACATTTTGGCAGCAAGGAGCAGATGAGGGAATGGTTAAAGGAAAGGCAAGCGGAACTCCATGCCGATCTTACGGACACAAGTTCCCGCGTACTGGAAGCAGCTGCACATGTCTTTTCTTCAAACGGATATGTAAACTCTTCTTTGGATAAAGTTGCCGAGTATGCCGGGCTAAGCAAGGGGGCGGTTTATTGGCATTTCTCCAGCAAGCAAGATTTGTTTCTTTCGATTTTAAAACAAACTTATGAGCAGCAGCTTCGACTGCTTCCCCACCAAGTGGACCATATACTGTCATCGAACGAACCGATGACTGCCTTGTCGGAATGGTTGGAGTCCCAGTTTAATTGCCTTGAGGCTGGAGAAGAACGATCCAGCCTATTTTTGGAGTTTTTAGTTTCCGGAGAAGCCGAGATCCGCGAAAACTTGCAAAAACTTCACGGACACATGATGGATGAAATAGGGATATTGCTGCAAGAAATGCAACGAAGGGGGTACATGGCAGAAGACGTCGATCCCCGTTCGATCGCCTTGATGCTGGATGCATTGCTAAAAGGCGTTCTCATCGAATGGATGCTCGACCCACGGCCGGATTCATTGCGCGCCCTTATCCATACGATATCAAAAACGTTGTGGCATGGAATTAGAGGGCCTGCCAACCATTAG
- a CDS encoding sigma-70 family RNA polymerase sigma factor — MDEPIQQIVSDVLKGEKDKYALIVMRCEKFIFNYCYHMLGDYGEAEDCSQEVFLKAYRSLHKYDPDRPYEAWLYRIAFNHCIDLLRKRKITRFLPFLYKSDRDNNQVDQAIDHKYYNPSVLRALAMLSAEERSLLILRCVEEKSYNEISPILNQNATYLRKKYERAAAKFRTYYVSTEEERKNEHRPRPRPETTISKS; from the coding sequence TTGGACGAACCGATTCAACAAATTGTCAGTGACGTTCTGAAAGGGGAGAAAGACAAGTATGCATTGATCGTCATGCGTTGCGAAAAATTCATCTTCAATTACTGCTACCACATGCTCGGGGATTATGGAGAAGCAGAGGATTGCAGTCAAGAGGTGTTCTTGAAGGCATACCGCAGCTTGCACAAATACGATCCAGACAGACCCTATGAGGCATGGTTGTACCGGATTGCCTTTAACCATTGCATTGACTTGCTGCGCAAACGCAAAATCACGCGATTTCTGCCCTTTTTGTACAAAAGTGACCGGGACAACAACCAGGTCGATCAAGCTATTGATCACAAATATTACAATCCGTCCGTGCTGCGTGCGCTGGCCATGTTGTCCGCCGAGGAACGAAGCTTGCTGATTCTGCGCTGCGTCGAGGAAAAGAGCTATAACGAAATTAGCCCTATTCTGAATCAAAACGCGACCTATTTACGAAAGAAATACGAGCGGGCCGCCGCCAAATTCAGAACATACTACGTCAGTACAGAGGAGGAAAGAAAAAATGAGCATCGACCCCGGCCAAGACCTGAAACCACTATTTCAAAGAGTTGA
- a CDS encoding DUF4367 domain-containing protein — MKNRVSFLLLAGMLLTASTGFAAVKYQSLANDKGEILFQEKPFSTAPASNRTEDEAKRISRMNEIWVNDIKPGEAAIIYVVPNNPNHVLDLKANSHIVKSFAELKKMLHVPGMPLSKELSGSSTYTFQKASVHMEHGMDLNTLSEEEKTKIAKKLLAEAQASGKDYALMPVNFTDDFWLSFLTYASGKNEISLSILNAKNTGPVTASYEDGLNSTSQKIKINGQDVIQRTSRGGSTELIWVYEEPETSYVYHYTLSVRKGNISPEELIRIAETIIPGSKH, encoded by the coding sequence GTGAAAAATAGAGTGAGCTTTCTCCTCTTAGCCGGCATGCTGCTGACTGCATCAACGGGATTTGCCGCCGTAAAATACCAGTCCTTGGCCAACGACAAAGGGGAGATTCTTTTTCAAGAAAAGCCGTTCTCCACTGCCCCTGCATCGAATCGCACCGAGGACGAAGCAAAACGAATTTCCAGAATGAACGAAATTTGGGTGAATGACATCAAGCCCGGCGAGGCTGCGATCATCTACGTCGTGCCGAACAATCCGAACCATGTCCTCGATCTCAAAGCCAATTCACATATCGTAAAGAGTTTCGCCGAATTAAAGAAAATGCTGCATGTACCCGGCATGCCCCTATCCAAGGAACTCTCTGGCTCAAGCACGTATACGTTCCAAAAGGCAAGCGTACATATGGAGCACGGGATGGATCTGAATACGCTCTCCGAAGAGGAAAAAACAAAAATTGCAAAGAAACTGCTGGCCGAAGCCCAAGCTTCCGGCAAAGATTATGCCTTGATGCCGGTGAATTTTACGGATGATTTCTGGCTGTCGTTCCTAACCTATGCCAGCGGCAAAAATGAAATTTCACTAAGTATCCTAAACGCCAAAAATACCGGCCCTGTCACCGCCTCATATGAAGACGGACTGAACAGCACCAGCCAAAAAATAAAAATAAACGGACAGGACGTCATTCAGAGAACCTCTCGCGGGGGTTCCACCGAGTTAATATGGGTCTATGAGGAACCTGAAACCAGCTATGTTTATCACTACACCCTAAGTGTCCGCAAAGGTAATATCTCTCCGGAAGAGCTGATCCGCATTGCCGAAACGATCATTCCCGGCTCGAAACATTGA
- a CDS encoding tetratricopeptide repeat protein, protein MQLSDSTYGEITALSKQGDDLVKAGDFEAGKHKYVKALRLLPENHQEWEAATWLYVAIGDVHFHMKNYDKAFKCFYNAVQCPKGVGNPYIHLRLGQLYYEQGNLEKAADELTRAYMGAGIGIFMEDDPKYLEFLETKIEI, encoded by the coding sequence ATGCAGCTTTCAGATTCAACCTATGGCGAGATTACAGCTCTAAGTAAACAAGGCGATGATTTGGTGAAGGCAGGCGATTTTGAGGCGGGCAAGCATAAGTATGTTAAGGCCCTGCGATTATTACCGGAAAATCATCAAGAATGGGAGGCCGCTACGTGGTTATACGTGGCAATCGGGGATGTCCATTTCCATATGAAAAATTACGATAAGGCATTCAAATGCTTTTATAACGCTGTACAATGTCCGAAGGGAGTAGGGAATCCCTATATTCATCTCCGGTTAGGGCAGTTGTATTATGAACAGGGGAACCTTGAAAAGGCGGCGGACGAGTTAACACGGGCTTACATGGGTGCGGGTATTGGGATTTTTATGGAGGATGATCCAAAGTATCTGGAGTTTTTAGAGACAAAAATAGAGATTTGA